Proteins encoded by one window of Ignavibacteria bacterium:
- a CDS encoding tryptophan synthase subunit alpha, with amino-acid sequence MNKLTSKLQSLKNEKKKALSIFLTAGFPTREKTISLVKAIERGGADILELGIPFSDPLADGPTIQFSSHIALENGVTLSKIFSIVKEIRTFSEMPIVLMGYTNSLLAFGIENFFASCSAFGVDGIIVPDLPLEESQEIILQAKEKNVSPIFLAAPTTTNERLKLLDENSTGFLYCVSITGVTGARRNISQQAKTFLKRAKKVVKKNPLLVGFGISSKEDAQQMKNFCDGIIVGSALINVIRESKKNEMEKNVEKSVRELRRGLDE; translated from the coding sequence ATGAATAAACTTACTTCAAAACTACAATCACTCAAAAACGAAAAGAAGAAAGCACTTTCCATTTTTCTCACGGCGGGATTTCCAACAAGAGAGAAAACTATTTCGCTTGTGAAGGCAATTGAACGCGGCGGCGCAGATATTTTGGAATTGGGAATTCCGTTTTCTGACCCGCTTGCCGATGGACCGACGATTCAATTCAGTTCGCACATTGCATTGGAAAATGGAGTAACGCTTTCAAAAATATTTTCTATAGTGAAAGAGATACGCACGTTTTCTGAAATGCCAATCGTATTGATGGGATATACAAACTCATTGCTCGCTTTTGGAATTGAAAATTTTTTTGCTTCTTGTTCAGCATTTGGTGTTGATGGAATTATCGTTCCCGATTTACCGCTTGAGGAATCTCAAGAAATTATTTTACAAGCGAAAGAAAAAAACGTTTCCCCAATTTTTCTCGCTGCGCCGACAACAACGAATGAACGCTTGAAACTTCTCGATGAGAATTCGACGGGATTTTTATACTGCGTTTCGATAACCGGAGTTACGGGAGCGAGAAGAAATATTTCTCAACAGGCGAAAACATTTTTGAAACGCGCAAAGAAAGTAGTGAAGAAAAATCCGTTGCTTGTCGGTTTTGGAATTTCTTCAAAAGAAGATGCGCAGCAAATGAAAAATTTTTGTGATGGAATAATTGTCGGCAGCGCGTTAATAAATGTTATTCGTGAAAGTAAGAAGAATGAAATGGAAAAGAATGTGGAGAAATCTGTGAGAGAATTGCGAAGAGGATTGGATGAGTAG